The genomic stretch CCACACATATACAATACCGCAAGCGTAAGCATTGCGGTCGCAAACAATCCTGTTAAGACGCTTGCTTTTTTTTAATGAATTGTTACACAGTAACGCCGGATTTTCTGCTGCAATGCGCCTGAGCCGGACAGTAGCGACAAGTGTGAATGCACCATAGTATCCAGCAACAAATAGTGTAGCAACTGTGCAAACCAATCGCACCATTGTCTCTACAAACCACATCAATGTAATATAATTAATCATATTTCCTCCCTCCTTTCAAAAGCAAAGATATACCAACACATCAGTATGTACTACTGATGTGTTGGTAATTAGATGGAATCTTGGCTACCGCTTCGTACAGCACATTATTTTTTTAAAAATGCATATTATCAGTAGCGTAGTAGCAATCGTCAATTGCCATCATACAATTGTTGTTTTGATTAGCGACTTCTCTTCCCGCGGTCGCAGCTGTACCTGTCAGTGATGCTGTAGAAATAAGAGCTGCAATTGCAGCAGCTGACAAGATGCCTGCCGATGCGACTGCCATTCCCGACAATATTCCAGCGAAGAGCGCAGAAACACCTGCAGTTGTTGTTTTTGATGCGAACGAAGTTTCTAAGACTGCCAGTGTGTGTACCGAATCCTTAAACGCATTCGCTTGAGTCACATTTGAGCTGTTTTCCCATATTTTCAACTAATAAGTCCCAGAAGTACCGTCAAGTTTCGGGCGAATCAGTTTGCGCCCGGCGATAAGACCATCCTGCTCGCGCAACAACCGTCGTAGCTTTCGTACCCCGGCACAGGGCATTTGCGTGTGCCAGTAATCAAGCCGCTTCTTGATCTGTTCTGCGCGCTCCAGCGCTTCTGGATCCGGTGTGCGCTCCTTCTGTAGGCTGTCCAGCGCCCTACGCCCAGCAGCTCGCACCGGCGCTTCATCGTCAGACCATATGATTCATCCTGGTCAAAGGAACCTCCTGTTCGCTTCGGTTTTGGCTCGTACTGCCAGCAAAAAGTCGCGTTCCATTGTCAACTGGCCTACTGTCTTGAGCAACCTGTCCTTCTCCGCCATTGCCGCCTGTTCGGCCTTCTGCCGAGCTTTCTCGGCACTCGGTCCCTCAAACACACCCGGCGCCTTTGCCAAAAACTCCCTCTTCCATGTCGCCAGTTGGTTCGGGTTGATTTCATGCTCTGCTGCGATCTCTCCCAGTGTCCGTGCCTCCCGCAGCACCTCAAGCACTACCTTTACTTTGTATTCGCTTGTGAACTTCCGCTTCCGTCCCATCTGTGTGCACCTGCCTTCCTCTTGTCTCTTTTAGTCTATCAGGTCCACACTCCGTTTTCAAATTTTCTGTCGTTCCCTATGGGGACATTATACAAAATCGCAAGTCCATCATTGACGACAGAATGGTCAAACTGGTCGTCGATTGCGAACTGTGTTGAGGTGAACATGATGAGTCAGAATGTGATGATCCCTCTGAAGTTCGTGGACACGATGATTGAACTGCTGGGGCACTGGGATATTTCCAAGCATCCGCCTGTCATCCGCTACAATTACGACGATGTCCTCTGTGCGCTGAAAATGAAAAAGTGGAAGTGCGAACTCCATGACGCATATTCCAAAATTATCCAGGCCTATGACCAGCAGACCAGAGACGAGGCCAGAATCTACTACCTGAGGCTAAAAAATCGGTTCGTTTATGAGAAGCACAGCCATCTCTAAACTATCTTTCTCTGGCTACCATTGCCCACCCGCGTGTACGCGGGTGGGCTCCTCTCTGCAGTTTCTCCTTGGCCCCCTCACTTAGTGGGCACTGCTTTCGACTATTCGTGGGCAACTTGCTCCGGCTGTTGACGGGCACTTAGCTTCGGCGGCTACAATTAGCGTTTGACATCCCGAACCGTAAAGATTGCACACATCAACCCGATCACGAAAACGACAACAGTATAGACAAGATAGGGTGCGAGAGACTCCATGTGCTGACTGTTTTCATAGAAATTGAACGCGCCGCTCAGTGTATAGCGCTTTATGAGGTCGATCCCCAATAAACT from Oscillospiraceae bacterium encodes the following:
- a CDS encoding transposase, whose protein sequence is MGRKRKFTSEYKVKVVLEVLREARTLGEIAAEHEINPNQLATWKREFLAKAPGVFEGPSAEKARQKAEQAAMAEKDRLLKTVGQLTMERDFLLAVRAKTEANRRFL